The genomic segment GTGGGACACGGCGACGTACAACGGGCTGTTCACCATGCACGGCCTGACGATGTTGTTCTTCTTCGCCACGCCCGTCCTGTTCGGGTTCATCAACTACTTCCTGCCGCTACTCATCGGCGCGGACGACATGGCGTTCCCGCGGTTGAACGCCGTCGCGTTCTGGATGCTTCCGGCGGCGTTCGTGTTGGTTCGCTTCGGACTCCTCTCGGACATCATCGGGCACGTGATTCAACCCGTGCTCGGGATGGCCGCTGCGAGCCCGTTCTTCCGCCTCGAACCGCCGCGAGCTGGACGATGTACACGCCGCTGGCGCGTCAGAAGCCGAACCCGATGATCAACATAATGCTGTTGGGGTTACACCTCTCCGGCATCAGCACTACGCTGGGTGCGATCAACATCATCGTGACGACGTTCACGCTTCGGGACGTGGACTGGGGTGAACTCGACATCTTCACGTGGACGGCGCTCACGCAAGCGGGCCTCATCCTGTTCGCGTTCCCCCTCCTGGGCAGCGCCATCATCATGATCCTGCTCGACCGCGTGTTCGGGACGACGTTCTACGCGGACGGGGGGAGGTGGGCCGATGTTGTGGCAGAACCTGTTCTGGTTCTTCGGCCATCCGGAGGTGTACATCCTCGTCCTGCCGCCGATGGGGCTGATCAGCCTCATCATCCCGAAGTTCTCGGGACGGAAACTGTTCGGGTTCAAATTCGTCGTCTACTCGACGCTGGCCATCGGCGTCCTCTCGTTCGGCGTCTGGGCCCACCACATGTTCGCCACCCCGGGATGGACCCGCGCCTCCGCGCGAGCTTCATGGCCGTCTCGTTGGCAATCGCGGTGCCGAGCGCCGTCAAAACGTTCAACTGGATTTCGACGATGTGGAACGGGGACATCCGCTTGACCGCGCCGATGCTGTTCTGCGTGGGATCGATTTCGACGTTCATCATCGGCGGCGTGACGGCGTCTTCCTCGCCGCGATTCCCGTGGACCTCATCCTCCACGACACCTACTACGTCGTCGGCCACTTCCACCTCATCATCATGGGGTTGATTCCGTTCGGCATGTTCGCGGCGGTGTACTACTGGTTCCCCATCTTCACGGGACGGATGTACGACAGGACCCTCGCGAAGGTCCACTTCTGGCTCACCTTCGTCGGCGTCATGATCACGTTCAACGCCTTCATCGTCCTCGGAATGATGGGGCTTCCGCGCCGGTACGCGAGTTACCCGGCCAAATTCCAACTCCTCCAGCAGATCGCATCCTTCGGCGCGGTTCTCATCGCGCTCGGGTCGCTGGTCTGGATATGGAACATGCTCCAGTCCTACCGCAACGGCGACATCGTCACCGACGCGGACGTGTGGAACCTCAAGAAGTACGGCATGTTCTCGAAGGAGTGGCAGTGGTTCGAGGAGCAATTGGAGTCGCGGTAGTTCGCCGAGATAGGCGAGCGTTTTTCTATTTTTAGCAGACGGGGGGGCTGGCTTACCGCGTGAACCGGGCGTAGAAGACGCCGAGCGAGTAACCGTAGCCGACGTGTGCGAGGAAGCTGAAGGCGAGGTAAAGGACGAGGAGTGCGGAACTTTCGAGTTGCATCCCCGTCGAACCGAACCCGAGGAAGGCCAACCACAGCAGGAGCGAAAACATGACGCCGCGAACGGCGATATCCCCGCTCCCCGGCAGGGCTTCGAACTTGTCCTCGATTGCCGCGAACACCAGTGGCCAAACGACGACGCCGATGAAAACGAAGACGGAGAACCCGAGATAGACGTCCCCCGGCATCCTGACGAACTTCGCAATCGCGGCCGGGACGCCGAGTTTGAACCCCGATTCCGACTCCGCGGCGAGGAAGATGAACAGCATGAGAGCGGTACTCACGATTCCTGCTTTGATGGTCTGCACACCCTCCACGACGGAGGACGGGAGACCGGAATCGCTGTCGTATCCGGCGACTTCCTGTGACATAGTAACAGCGAGGACGGGAAGCCGTTTATAGGTACTCCCCCTCGTTCGGAATATACTACGGGCGACCCGCGAAACCGCCAGCGGGAGTTCGGGTTTTCGGGGTCCGGACGAAGCGGCAAACGACACTGTTTGCCAAAAGAAGTTACCTCCTGGGCGGTTACCTCTCTCGATATGACGCTCGAAAACGAGAGCGATACGTTCGACATCGGCGGCGAACTGACCGTCAACCGACTGGGGTACGGTGCGATGCGTCTCACGGGCGAGGACGTCATCGGTCGACCGGACGACGAGGAGGAGGCCCGACGCGTCCTCCACGAGGTCGTCTCGACGGGGACGAACTTCATCGACACCGCCGATTCCTACGGCCCGGCCGTGAGCGAGCGACTCATCGGCGAGGCGCTGTATCCCTACCCGGACGACCTCGACGTCGCCACGAAGGGCGGTCTCTGGCGGGACGACCGCGACGGCTCGTGGCCGAAATGTGGCGAACCGGGCTACATCCGCAACGCGATTCTGGGCAGTCTCGACCGGCTCAAGGTGGATACCATCGACCTCTACCAGTACCACCGACCGGACCCCGACGTTCCCTTCGAGGACGCCGTCAACACGTTCGCGGAACTCAAAGACGAGGGGAAGGTCAACCACGTCGGGTTGAGCAACGTCTCCGTCGAGCAGTTGGAGGAAGCCCGGGACATCGTGGACGTCGCCACGGTGCAGAACCAGTACAACGTCGGCAACCGCGAATCGGAGGACGTGCTCGAAGCCTGCGAGGAGTACGACATCGGGTTCATCCCGTGGTTCCCGCTCGGCGCGGGTGACCTCGGCGACAAGGAAGAGGTGCTCGAAGACGTCGCGGACGCACACGACGCCTCCGAGCGGCAAATCGCGCTGGCGTGGTTGCTCCATCACTCGCCCGTCACGCTCCCGATTCCGGGCACGTCGAGCGTGGAGCACCTCCACGAGAACGTCGCCGCCTCGCACATCGAACTCTCGGACGACGAGATGAAACGGCTGGATTGAGGATTTACCGGGTCGAAAGGCCCAATTGGAAGTATTTTTACACATTCGAGACAACTATATGCGGCCCGCAAATCTAGGACGATCGGTGAGTACCATGTCCGACATGGAATCCCGCCGGATCGGGAACGGGGAAACTGAGGCGTTCGCAGCCGAGTTCCGAGGGGCGGTGCTCCGACCGGGGGACGCGGGATACGACGACGCACGGTCGATTTGGAACGCGATGATCGACCGCCGCCCGGCGATCATCGCTCGATGTGCGGGCGCGGCGGACGTCATTCGTGCGGTGAACTTCGCCCGGGAACACGATTTGCTCCTCGCGGTTCGGGGAGGGGGACACAACGTCGCGGGCACGCCGTCAGCGACGACGGCCTCGTGATAGACCTCTCGCCGATGAACGCGGTTCGGGTCGATCCGGACTCGAAGACGGCGCGGGTCGAACCCGGCGTCAGAATGGCCGACGTGGACCACGAGACCGCACCGTTCGGACTCGTCGTCCCCGGCGGCGTCGTCTCCACGACCGGCCTGTCAGGGCTGACGCTCGGCGGAGGATTCGGGTGGCTCTGTCGCAAATACGGCCTCGCGCTCGACAACCTTCGGTCGGTGGATATCGTCACCGCCGACGGCCGACTACGCCACGCCAGCGAGACGGAAAACGAAAACCTGTTCTGGGGAGTGCGAGGCGGTGGGGGCAACTTCGGGGTCGGTCACGTCTTCGAGTTCGACCTCCGCGGGATGGAACACGACGTACTCGCCGGGTTGGTCGTGTATCCCGTGGCGGACGCTCCGGACGTGCTTCGCAACTGGCGAACCGTCATCGAAGAGTCCCCGGATGACCTCTCGGTGTGGGCGAACTTCTTCACCGCACCGGCGGAGGAGTACATCCCCGAAGCGTACCACGGCGAGACCGTCGTCGCAACGATTCCGGTGTACGCGGGCGGGGTCGAAAGAGGGCGGTCCGAGGGAGAACTGATCGTTTCCCGTCTGCGGAAGTTCGGCGACCCGGTCGCGGACACCGTCGCGTTCCGGCCGTTCACCGAGTGGCAACGGGCGTTCGACGAGGGCTACCCCGAGGGCGACCGATACTACTGGAAATCGCACAACTTCAGCGCACCCGAGGACGAGACGTTCGACGTCATCACGGAGTACGCTCGTAGCGCCCCGACGCCGGAAACGCGAATCTCGATGACCCATCTGGGCGGGGCCGTCGACCGCGTCACACCGGATTCGACCGCCTATCCCCACCGGAACGCCGATTTCCTCGTGAACATCACGACACGGTGGACCGACCCGGCGATGGACGAGGAGTGTATCTCGTGGACGCGGGAGTTCTTCGACGCCCTCGCAGACGATGCCACCGGCGGAACCTACGTGAACCTCATCAGCGAACGCGAAGGGGAGGAATCGATGGCGTACCGCGAGAACTACGACCGCCTCGTGGCGGTGAAAAACGAGTACGACCCGGACAACCGGTTCCGGATGAACCAGAACGTCGAACCGACGGTTTGAGTCCACCGATTCGACGGTGTGATTCATCGATTCGACGGATCGAACGCGGAACCGATAGGGGAAGTCGGACGGGACAGGCGCAGTCGTTCCGTCCGAACACACTCGTTCCGTCCGAAGGAACCCTTATGCGCCAGCGTGTAGATGATAACACGACGCATGAAAAAACTCATCAACGAGCCATCCGCCGTGGTGGACGAGATGCTGGACGGGATGGTCGCCGCGCACCCGGACGAGGTTCGACGATTGCCGGACTCGAACGTCCTCGTTCGGAACGACGCACCGGTGGAAGGAAAGGTCGCCGTCGTGAGCGGTGGTGGAAGCGGGCACGAACCGACACACGCGGGCTACCTCGGTCCCGGGATGCTCGACGGGGCGGCGGCGGGCGAAGTGTTCACGTCGCCGACCGCCGACGAGGTCAGCGAGATGGTACAGGCCTGTGACGGCGGCGAGGGCGTCCTCATGGTCATCAAGAACTACGAGGGCGACGTGATGAACTTCGAGACGGCGGGGGAACTAGCGGAGATGGAATCCGACGTGGAGGTCGCACAAGTCGTCGTCAACGACGACGTCGCCGTCGAGGATTCGCTGTACACCTCCGGCCGACGCGGCGTCTGTGGAACCATCTTCGTCCACAAGGTCGCGGGCGCGATGGCCGACGAAGGCGGCGATCTGGACGAAGTCCAGCGGGTCGCCCAGAAGGTTATCGACAACGTGGCGACGATGGGAACCGCGCTCACGTCCTGCATCACGCCCGAGAAGGGCGAACCCACCTTCGATTTGGGCGACGACGAAATCGAACTCGGCATCGGGATTCACGGCGAACCCGGCGTCGAACTCGTGGACATGACCTCGGCCGACGACATCACCGAGCGACTGACCGAGAACGTCCTCGACGACCTCGACCTCGACTCCGGAACGGAGGTCGCGACCATCGTCAACGGGATGGGCGGAACGCCGCTGTCGGAACTGTACATCGTGAACCGGAAACTCCAGTCGATACTGGAAGACAAAGGGTTGGAGACGTGGGACGCGTGGGTCGGCGACTACATGACCTCGCTCGACATGCAGGGCTGTTCGGTGACGGTGTTGGAACTGGACGACGAACTGAAGGAACTGCTGGCGCATCCGGTGGAAACGCCCGCGCTGACGGTGACGTAGGCGGAAACTGATTTTTATCAGTCCAACTGAATCGAGTAGAGTTTCGGCTCGTCCGTTCCGAACACGAGGTTTCCGTCGCGAACGGCGGGCGGCGACGTGATGTGACCGTCGTGTTCGTACTCGACGCGTTTTCCGCGGTTCGGATCGATGGAGAGGACGGTTCCGTCGTAACTCGTCAGAAAGAGGGTCGAACCGCGAATATCGCCCGGCGCGTTCACCCTCGGTGGAAGGTCATTCGTAGCGACGACTTCGCCAGTTTTCGGCTTGACGAGGGAAACCTGACCCTGTTTATCCCGTTCCCACGGTTCACCCGTGACGACCGCGAGCAAATCGTCGGACACCAAACCAGCGAACGACACGACCGAACCGGGAAGCGTTCTGCTCCAGCGTTCCGTGTCGCCGTCGGGGTCGATGCAGACGAGTTCGAGACTGCCGTTTCGGTACACCGACGTCACGACGTCCGATTCGTACAGGAACGGGTGAGCCACCATGTTCGAAAACGTCGTCCAGCGCTCTTTGCCGGAATCGAGGTCGAACAGCGCCGTTTCGAGCGACCGAGTGCCGACGACGACCTGACGTCCATCCCGATTCCACCAGCGACCGGGAACGGTGAGGTCGCCGACACGATGTATCTCGCGGTCACGAACGTCGATACGGTACACGTACGATTCGCTCGTCGTCACGAACGCGGAGCCATCGATGACGATGGGACGGGACTGGATGCTCGCGTATCCTCCGTCCGGCAGTGCTTGCGACCACCTCAACTCCCCGGACGGATGGAGCAGGACGACGTGGTCGGTGACGGTGAGAAACGAGTCCGCGATAGGAACGGGTGGTGTGCCCGCAGCGTTCGAAAGGTTGCGCCGCGTACTCGCGACGGAGTTTCCGGAATCCGCGGAAAGGAGACCGATTCCACCGTCATCGGTGGCAACGGCGACGTATTTGTGACCGAGATACGGTTTTTGGGCGATATAATCGCCCTCGAACGGAGCAGACCAATCGACGGAATTTCCGTTGCCACCGAGCGTACTGCAACCGGAGAGCGTCGTCGCTAAGGCGGTGGAGAGGGCCGCTCGCCTCGTCAATTCCATTGGACGAGGCTCAATCAGTATCAGTAATGAGTCTTCTGTTCCGAACAAATCGCAGAAGTATCCGCACAGTATGGCGATAGATTCGGTCGAAGGTCGGTTATCGTCCAAAGACACCAGCTTCGACCAACAGGAGCGCCGCTAGCGAAATCACGACGAACCAGGCTATCAAGTCAAATCCGAGGACGTTCGGAAGAGAGGAGTCGGTCAGGGATCCGACGAACCCGAGAAGAAGTGTCGATGAAAGGGGAAGTGAACGGCTTCCGACGATTACGGTAGGAGTTCCGACGTGCAGAGACGACCCGAGAGGAGTTCCACCGAGTCGCAAGCAGGAATTGACCCGCAATCGGAACCCGTTCGGCGATAGGGGACACTGCGAGGCACTCACGGAGATATCAGTTCCATCTCCCAGTAGAGATGTCGTCTCGCGAGCGAGCCGAAATTATCGTGCCCACAATCGGGACACTCGAAACCATCGACGTCGTCGCGTACGATGGGGAGAACGCACCCGCAGTCGTTTTCACAGCGGTTCCGTCGAGGTCCGTCGACGAACGACACCAACAGATCGTTTCTGTGATCTTCGAGATGTGCCGTGCCTCGGTCGTACATCCCGTCGATGGATTCGGTCTCTAACACCTCGTCGCAGAACTCACAGACGAAATGGTACGTGATCGACGTATCGTCGTGTATCTTCTCGCCACTGTGCTGGTCACTGTCGGGTCGGCGCGTTGGGACGGTCATGGTAGCGTGGAGCGAGCGTGAACTGTGTGATGCGCTCCGCGTGAGTCCTTCCGTCACACGAATAGAATGCCACTAGACTGCCGAGGAACCGCAAATGACCGGCAGTGGGCGCATAGTGTGTAATCACTCGGCCGTTGCACGATGAATACGTGCATGAGATCATAAAGATGGTGGCATGGTCTCGCACGGAGACGATGATATCTTTCTCGACTCATACCACCACGGCCCGACAGGAGCGAAGGTTTACCCCGATAGGGTGCATGATATCAGGAAACGATGGCAGACACAGCGACGGAACGTGAGGCGGTATTTTCGGCAATCGAACGGGTCGCCGAGCGCATGGCGGACGAGAAGGACTACTTGACCGACCTCGACTCGGCCATCGGCGACGCCGATCACGGGGCGAACATGAACCGCGGCTTTCAGGCCGTCCTCGAAAAAACGGACGGAATGGACGACGCTGAACCGGCCGACATCGTGAAGACGGTCGGCGTGACGCTCATCTCGGAGGTCGGCGGGGCCGCCGGACCGCTGTACGGCGGGTCGTTCATGAGCGCCAGCGCGGAACTGGCGGACGGTCTGACACCGGAAACCACGGTGGCGTTCGCCGAAGCGTTCTTGGAGAAGGTACAGGACAGGGGAGACGCGCCGGTCGGCGCGAAGACGATGGTGGACGCGCTGACGCCCGCCGTCCACACCTACAAGAAATCCATCGAGCAGGACGACCTCGAACCGGTGGAGGCGCTAACGAAGGCGGTTGATGCCGCAGAGCGCGGCGTGAACTTCACGACGCCGATTCGCGCGCTGAAGGGCCGGGCGTCGTACCTGGGCTGGCGGTCGGTCGGGCATCAGGACCCCGGCGCGACGAGCACCCTGTTCATGCTCGAAGCGATTCAGGAGACCGCCGTTTCCCACCTCGGCGACGGCGACCTCGAAGCAGACGCGACGTCGCCGACGGTACCGGACGAGGAAGCGACACCCGAGGCGGCCGACGGCGACGGAACGGAGGTGTCCGAATGATCGGACTCGTCGTGGTTTCGCTCAGCGAACAGGCCGCAAACGGGATTCGGGAGGTCGCCGCCGAGATGGCGGGCGACGTTCCCATCGAGGCGGTCGGCGGCGACCCGGACGGCGGTCTGGGGACGAGCACACCCGTGATTCAGGAGGCGCTGGATTCGCTCGCCGACGAGGACGGCGTCGTCGTCCTCGTCGACCTGGGCAGTGCGGTGATGAACACCGAACTCGCCATCGAAATGGCCGACGTCGAGGCGGAAATCGCCGACGCGCCCATTCTGGAGGGCGCGGTCAACGCGGCCGTCACGGCCAACAGTCCGAAGGCCACGGTCGAATCGGTGTTGGAGGCCGCGGAAGAAGCGGGAGAAATTTCGAAGCTGTAAGGGATTTACAACAACTCGGCGACCTCTTCGCGCGTTTCGGCCGCGAGAACCCGCTCGGCGCGTTCTTCGCACCGCCTCGGTGTCGATATCCCCGACGTTCGCTTTCACGTCCGGTACGGTTATCGCGCTCATGCTGAGTTCGTCCAGGCCGAGACCGACGAGCAGTTCCGTCAGGTCGGGGTCGCCAGCCATCTCGCCGCACATGCCGACCCACGCGTCGCCCTCGTGTCCCGCCGAGACCGTCCGACGAATCGCTCGTAGGACGGCCGGATAGCGCGGGTCGTGGAGGTCCGAGACTCGCTCGTTTTCACGCGACGCGGCCATCACGTACTGGGTGAGGTCGTTCGTCCCGATGCTCAGGAACTCCACCCGCTCGGCGAGCGACTCGGCCATGAACACCGATCCCGGCGTCTCTATCATCACGCCGAGTTCGGGCACGTCGAACGATTCGCCTTCTTCGTCCAGTTCCTCGGCGACGGTTTCGACCCGCGCGAGCGGCCGCGTCGAGTTCTCGACGCTGGCGACGAGTGGAAACATCACGGCGAGGGTTCCCACCGAATCGTCCGCGGCCGCGCGCAGCAAGGCGCGCAGTTGGGTTTCGAACAGGTCGGAATCCGGGCCGAGCGAGCGCCGAATCCCGCGCTCGCCGAGGAACGGGTTCGCCTCGTCCGGCGCGTCGAGGTACGGAATCGGCTTGTCACCGCCGATGTCCAGCGTTCGGACGACGCACCGCTCGTCCGGGAAGGTTGCCAACGCCTCGGTGTACACCTCGTACTGTTCGTCCTCGTCCGGCGGCGCGTCGCGGTCGAGGAACAGAAATTCGGTTCGGAACAGGCCGATGCCGTCGGCACCCTGTTCGGCCGCGACGTCGAGTTCCGCGAGCGTCCCGACGTTCGCCGCGACTTCGATTTCCTCCCCGTCCGCCGTCGAAACGTGGTCGTCGATGACGGGCGTTTCGGCGTCGGCGATTCGACGCTTCGCGTCCTCGTCGGGATCGATGACGATGACGCCGTTCTCGCCATCGACCAGGAGTTCCCGCCCGTCGCCGACCTGTGCGAGTTCGTCGCCGACGCCGACGACGGCGGGGATGCCGAGCGAGCGGGCGAAGATCGCGTTCCGAGGTTCGCCCGCCGAATATGGTCGCGAACCCGGACAGCACGTCCGGATCGAGTTGGGCCGTGTCGCTCGGCGTGAGCCGTTCCGCGACGAGTATCGATCCGTCGGGAAGGTCGCCGAGGTCCATGCGGTCGCCGTCGGTGACGATTCGCAGGAGTCGGTCGCGCACGTCGCGCAGGTCGTCGGCCCGTTCGGACATCGAACCCTCCAGGTTCTCGAATCGGGCGATCGGGTCGGTGAACGCACGCTGGATCGCGTGCGGTGCCGGAAGGCCGTTCTCGATGGCCGCCTCGATGCCGCCGACGATTTCCGGGTCGTCCACGAACGCGCGATGCGCGTCGAAAATCTCGGCTTCGTCCTCGCCGACGCGGTCGCTCGTTCGCTTCCGCTCCCGTTCGAGCTCCTCGTGTGCGGTCGCTTGCGCGGCCTCGAACGCCGCGAGTTCTTCCTCGGGATCGACCGTCGTCGGGTCTGGCGGGTCGGGGAGGTCCGTCGCTCCGCGATACCAGACGACCCCACCGACGCCGGCGCGCGGCGTCACGCCGATTCCGGAGAGTTCGGTCGTCACGCTTCCCCATCCTCCGGCGTGGTGAGCACGTCTTCCAGTGCGTCGAGGGCGTCTTCGGCGTCGTCTCCCTCCGCGACGAGTTGAACGTCATCTCCTTGGCGCGCGTTGAGCGTCGTCACCGACAGCATGCTTCGGGCGTTGACCGCGTCGCCGTCCGCGAGGGCGACGGTGATCTCCGATTCGAACTCGTTGGCGGTCGTGACGAAGCGCGATGCTGGTCGGGCGTGCAGTCCGGCCTCGGGGACGACGGTGACAGTACGTTCCATACGGGTCATTTCCAACGTTTGGTGTGGTACCCGCTTCATGCTATCGCCGCCACCGCCGTAATCCCCACTGTGCTCGCGTGTAGCCGAGACCGAACAACACGGTTCCGACGAGCATCAGCGTCCCGCCGAGAAGCGGCTTGTTGACCGCCGTTCCGGGGGCGGAGATGGAGACGAGCACGAGACCGGAGACCAGCACGGCGAGTCCGACGAGACTCACCGGATCGAGAAACACCAGTCTGAGGTACGCTCCCGTCGAACGATCCGGGTCGTCTGAAGTCGTCACGGGCACTCGTTAGCTCCCTCCCGTCGAACCTTCGTGTTCTTCATCGTGGACCGCCGGTTCCTCGGGTTCGACATCCTCGGCTTCGAGTTTGATGATGTACTTCCGAGTCAGTACGTCGTATAACCCACCGCCGATGATGCCGCCCACGATGGTCGAAACGGTTGGAACCCACCATTCACCGCGCGGACCGGGGAACGCGATGGATCCCCATCCGGCGAAGTAGCCCATGATTCGCGGGCCGAGGTCGCGGGCCGGATTCAGCGCGGCCATGCTGATGGGCGATTCGTATTGGACGAGTGCCGCCACGAGTAGGCCGATGAGGAACGCCGCCAGCGCCGGAGAGGCGCGCGTTCCCATCGGGTTCTCGTCGTCCACGAGCGCGAAGATGACGGCGACGAGGATGGCCGTGATGACCATCTCGCTGAAGAACGCTTGCGGGAACGAGACGAGTCCCGCCGCCTGCTGTAACGAGTTGAGGTCACCGGTCTTCACACCCGCGAACGCCGGATTCGGGAAGAACGTCCAGAGCGTCATCCCCGTAATCGAACTCCCCGGTTCCCCGCGAACGACGTTGTTCGCCTGTGAGAACGAGTCGTAATATCCCGACCACGTGATGAGCAGGGTTCCGGCCGCCAGAAACGCCCCGATGATTTGGGACACGATGTAGCCGGGGACGTGTCGCCACGGGAAGTCCCGCCAGACGGCGTTGGCAATCGTCACCGCCGGGTTGATGTGACCTTCAGAGACACCGCCGACCCAGTACACCGCAAACATCACGGCGAACCCCCACAGGATGGACACGCCGAACAGGTCGTATCCCCCCGTCAGTATCGTGACGACGACCGCCCCGTCACCGAGCAGGACGAGGATGAACGTGCCGACGAGTTCGTTGATGTACTTCGCACGCCAGTACTCCTGGGGGCCCTGCGTTGCTGCTCCGGATTCGTCGGCCGTTTCCGACATCTCAGGCACCCCCCTCGCTTGCCCAGCCAAGGGAACGCTCGACCGCGTCCTCCCAGCGAGCGTCACTTCTCGTCCGCCTCCGCTTCCGTCATGTCCGGTTCGAACTCGCGGTCCACCTGCCAGTTTGTGCGAAGGTCGTCCGTCGAGCTCCCAGTAGCCGACGGCCAGACCGGCGGCGTAGGCCGACCCGAGCGCCGTCGTCTCGTCCACGACCGGACGACGATATCGGCACCGAGGATGTCGGCCTG from the Haladaptatus sp. R4 genome contains:
- a CDS encoding DUF6789 family protein, with protein sequence MSQEVAGYDSDSGLPSSVVEGVQTIKAGIVSTALMLFIFLAAESESGFKLGVPAAIAKFVRMPGDVYLGFSVFVFIGVVVWPLVFAAIEDKFEALPGSGDIAVRGVMFSLLLWLAFLGFGSTGMQLESSALLVLYLAFSFLAHVGYGYSLGVFYARFTR
- a CDS encoding aldo/keto reductase yields the protein MTLENESDTFDIGGELTVNRLGYGAMRLTGEDVIGRPDDEEEARRVLHEVVSTGTNFIDTADSYGPAVSERLIGEALYPYPDDLDVATKGGLWRDDRDGSWPKCGEPGYIRNAILGSLDRLKVDTIDLYQYHRPDPDVPFEDAVNTFAELKDEGKVNHVGLSNVSVEQLEEARDIVDVATVQNQYNVGNRESEDVLEACEEYDIGFIPWFPLGAGDLGDKEEVLEDVADAHDASERQIALAWLLHHSPVTLPIPGTSSVEHLHENVAASHIELSDDEMKRLD
- a CDS encoding BBE domain-containing protein; the protein is MAYRENYDRLVAVKNEYDPDNRFRMNQNVEPTV
- the dhaK gene encoding dihydroxyacetone kinase subunit DhaK, which gives rise to MKKLINEPSAVVDEMLDGMVAAHPDEVRRLPDSNVLVRNDAPVEGKVAVVSGGGSGHEPTHAGYLGPGMLDGAAAGEVFTSPTADEVSEMVQACDGGEGVLMVIKNYEGDVMNFETAGELAEMESDVEVAQVVVNDDVAVEDSLYTSGRRGVCGTIFVHKVAGAMADEGGDLDEVQRVAQKVIDNVATMGTALTSCITPEKGEPTFDLGDDEIELGIGIHGEPGVELVDMTSADDITERLTENVLDDLDLDSGTEVATIVNGMGGTPLSELYIVNRKLQSILEDKGLETWDAWVGDYMTSLDMQGCSVTVLELDDELKELLAHPVETPALTVT
- a CDS encoding PQQ-binding-like beta-propeller repeat protein translates to MELTRRAALSTALATTLSGCSTLGGNGNSVDWSAPFEGDYIAQKPYLGHKYVAVATDDGGIGLLSADSGNSVASTRRNLSNAAGTPPVPIADSFLTVTDHVVLLHPSGELRWSQALPDGGYASIQSRPIVIDGSAFVTTSESYVYRIDVRDREIHRVGDLTVPGRWWNRDGRQVVVGTRSLETALFDLDSGKERWTTFSNMVAHPFLYESDVVTSVYRNGSLELVCIDPDGDTERWSRTLPGSVVSFAGLVSDDLLAVVTGEPWERDKQGQVSLVKPKTGEVVATNDLPPRVNAPGDIRGSTLFLTSYDGTVLSIDPNRGKRVEYEHDGHITSPPAVRDGNLVFGTDEPKLYSIQLD
- the dhaL gene encoding dihydroxyacetone kinase subunit DhaL, which encodes MADTATEREAVFSAIERVAERMADEKDYLTDLDSAIGDADHGANMNRGFQAVLEKTDGMDDAEPADIVKTVGVTLISEVGGAAGPLYGGSFMSASAELADGLTPETTVAFAEAFLEKVQDRGDAPVGAKTMVDALTPAVHTYKKSIEQDDLEPVEALTKAVDAAERGVNFTTPIRALKGRASYLGWRSVGHQDPGATSTLFMLEAIQETAVSHLGDGDLEADATSPTVPDEEATPEAADGDGTEVSE
- the dhaM gene encoding dihydroxyacetone kinase phosphoryl donor subunit DhaM, giving the protein MIGLVVVSLSEQAANGIREVAAEMAGDVPIEAVGGDPDGGLGTSTPVIQEALDSLADEDGVVVLVDLGSAVMNTELAIEMADVEAEIADAPILEGAVNAAVTANSPKATVESVLEAAEEAGEISKL
- a CDS encoding HPr family phosphocarrier protein, coding for MERTVTVVPEAGLHARPASRFVTTANEFESEITVALADGDAVNARSMLSVTTLNARQGDDVQLVAEGDDAEDALDALEDVLTTPEDGEA
- a CDS encoding MIP/aquaporin family protein, whose protein sequence is MSETADESGAATQGPQEYWRAKYINELVGTFILVLLGDGAVVVTILTGGYDLFGVSILWGFAVMFAVYWVGGVSEGHINPAVTIANAVWRDFPWRHVPGYIVSQIIGAFLAAGTLLITWSGYYDSFSQANNVVRGEPGSSITGMTLWTFFPNPAFAGVKTGDLNSLQQAAGLVSFPQAFFSEMVITAILVAVIFALVDDENPMGTRASPALAAFLIGLLVAALVQYESPISMAALNPARDLGPRIMGYFAGWGSIAFPGPRGEWWVPTVSTIVGGIIGGGLYDVLTRKYIIKLEAEDVEPEEPAVHDEEHEGSTGGS